The proteins below are encoded in one region of Drosophila santomea strain STO CAGO 1482 chromosome 2R, Prin_Dsan_1.1, whole genome shotgun sequence:
- the LOC120447088 gene encoding exportin-2 — MEVTEANLQLLAGYLQQTLSADPNVRRPAEKLLESTELQQNYPILLLNLIDKAQVDMTTRVAGAIAFKNYIKRNWAAHLDSDGPDRIHESDRNTIKSLIVTLMLHSPVALQKQLSDAVSIIGKHDFPKKWPQLIDEMVERFASGDFNVINGVLQTAHSLFKRYRYEFKSQALWEEIKFVLDRMAKPLTDLLQATMQLTKVHENNAEALKVIYGSLVLVNKVFFSLNSQDLPEFFEDNINTWMGAFIQQLAADVPSLRTGDDEDAGVLEHLRAQVCENICLYAKKYDEEFKPFMEQFVTAVWELLVKTSLQTKYDSLVSHALQFLSVVAERPHYQSIFENPEILAQICDKVVIPNLDIRPSDEEIFEDSPEEYIRRDIEGSDIDTRRRAACDLVKTLSINFEQKIFGIFGQYLEILLTKYKENPATNWRSKDTAIYLVTSWASRGGTQKHGITQTSELVPLPEFCAQQIIPELERPNINEFPVLKAAAIKYIMVFRSILGPQVLANCLPQLIRHLPAESPVVHSYAACSVEKILTMRDASNAILFGPQVLQPHATQLVSGLFATLSLPGSGENEYVMKAIMRSFSVLQSAAMPFMGVALPRLTEILTKMPSRPHFNHYLFETLALCIKIVCQADASAVSSFEEALFPVFQGFLQQDIVEFMPYVFQMLSVLLEMREGSGTIPEPYWALFPCLLSPALWDRTGNVTPLIRLISAFIKQGSAQIQALGKLSGILGIFQKMIASKANDHEGFYLLQNLLSYYPSAEIQTNLRQIFGLLFQRLSLSKTPKYLSGIIIFFSFYVIKFSGSQMAQLIDEIQPNLFGMLLDRVFITEMGKVPKEQDRKMVAVGVTKLLTETPEILQQQYATFWPRLLHSLIDLFERPPEKLKGLELGEPAGVAEDPDAGYQVAYAQLTNAQPNQQDYLAEITDARQFLATSLSKFAQARAGEFSTLLSPLEPEYKQVIQKYCDQAGVRIA, encoded by the exons ATGGAAGTGACTGAGGCAAATTTACAGCTGCTGGCCGGTTATTTGCAGCAGACGCTGAGCGCCGATCCAAATGTCCGCCGGCcgg ccgaaaaacttttggaGTCTACGGAACTGCAGCAGAATTACCCGATCCTACTGCTCAATCTGATAGACAAAGCCCAAGTGGACATGACCACGCGGGTGGCGGGAGCCATTGCCTTTAAGAACTATATTAAGCGGAATTGGGCAGCCCACCTGGACAGCGATGGGCCGGATCGCATTCACGAAAGTGACAGGAACACCATTAAGAGCCTGATCGTAACGCTAATGCTTCACTCACCGGTGGCATTGCAAAAACAACTAAGCGACGCTGTTAGCATCATAGGCAAACATGATTTTCCCAAAAAATGGCCGCAGCTTATCGACGAGATGGTGGAGAGATTCGCCTCTGGCGATTTCAATGTTATCAACGGCGTTTTGCAAACCGCACACTCGCTGTTCAAGCGCTATCGTTATGAGTTCAAGTCGCAGGCTTTGTGGGAGGAGATCAAATTCGTGCTGGATCGCATGGCTAAACCACTGACAGATCTGCTCCAGGCCACTATGCAGCTGACCAAAGTGCACGAGAACAATGCCGAGGCTTTGAAGGTCATCTACGGCTCTTTGGTCCTTGTAAACAAAGTATTCTTCTCGCTCAATTCTCAAGATTTGCCAGAATTCTTTGAGGACAATATCAACACTTGGATGGGAGCGTTTATTCAACAACTGGCCGCGGATGTGCCATCCCTGCGTACTGGAGATGATGAGGATGCGGGTGTTTTGGAGCATCTACGTGCTCAAGTCTGCGAGAACATTTGCCTATATGCGAAAAAGTACGACGAGGAGTTCAAGCCATTTATGGAGCAGTTTGTGACTGCAGTTTGGGAGTTGCTGGTCAAGACCAGCTTGCAAACCAAGTACGATTCG TTGGTTTCGCATGCTCTGCAGTTCCTCTCTGTCGTGGCAGAGCGCCCGCACTATCAGAGCATTTTTGAGAATCCAGAGATTCTGGCTCAGATCTGCGATAAAGTAGTCATTCCCAATTTAGATATCCGGCCCTCAGATGAAGAAATTTTTGAGGACAGTCCGGAGGAGTATATTCGGAGGGATATTGAAGGCTCTGACATTGATACACGACGTCGGGCAGCATGCGATCTGGTCAAGACCTTATCAATCAACTTTGAGCAAAAGATCTTTGGCATCTTTGGCCAGTATCTAGAGATATTGTTGACCAAGTACAAAGAGAATCCGGCTACCAATTGGAGGTCAAAGGATACGGCAATTTATTTGGTTACTTCGTGGGCATCTCGAGGTGGAACTCAAAAGCATGGCATTACACAGACCTCGGAGTTGGTCCCACTTCCTGAATTTTGTGCCCAGCAAATTATTCCAGAACTGGAGAGACCCAACA TTAACGAGTTTCCCGTGCTTAAAGCTGCTgccattaaatatataatggTGTTCCGCAGCATTTTGGGTCCCCAAGTCCTGGCCAACTGCCTGCCCCAGCTTATTAGACATCTCCCCGCCGAAAGCCCCGTTGTTCATAGCTATGCTGCTTGTTCCGTGGAGAAGATCCTAACTATGCGGGATGCCAGCAATGCGATCTTGTTTGGACCTCAGGTCTTACAACCTCACGCAACCCAACTTGTTAGCGGGTTGTTTGCGACCCTTTCGCTTCCAGGATCCGGAGAGAATGAGTATGTAATGAAAG CTATCATGCGAAGCTTTTCGGTTCTGCAATCGGCTGCCATGCCCTTCATGGGCGTCGCCCTTCCACGGCTTACCGAGATTCTCACCAAAATGCCGTCGCGTCCACACTTTAATCACTACCTTTTTGAAACGCTGGCTCTGTGTATAAA AATTGTTTGTCAGGCCGATGCCTCGGCTGTGAGCTCCTTTGAGGAGGCTTTGTTCCCAGTTTTCCAAGGATTCTTACAGCAGGATATTGTGGAATTTATGCCTTACGTCTTCCAGATGCTTTCTGTGCTGCTGGAAATGCGTGAGGGTTCTGGTACAATACCGGAACCCTATTGGGCATTGTTCCCTTGCTTGTTGTCCCCAGCTCTGTGGGACCGGACGGGCAATGTCACACCATTGATTCGCCTTATTTCTGCTTTTATCAAGCAGGGTTCAGCTCAGATTCAAGCCTTGGGTAAACTG AGCGGAATCCTCGGAATATTCCAAAAGATGATTGCCTCCAAGGCTAACGACCATGAAGGTTTTTATCTGCTCCAGAATCTGCTTTCATACTACCCTTCTGCTGAGATTCAAACTAATCTTCGTCAGATCTTTGGCTTGCTCTTCCAGCGTTTGTCTCTCTCAAAGACCCCAAAGTATTTAAGCGGCATCATAATCTTCTTCAGCTTTTATGTGATCAAGTTCAGTGGCAGTCAGATGGCTCAATTGATAGATGAGATTCAGCCTAACCTGTTTGGAATGCTGCTGGATCGCGTGTTCATAACCGAAATGGGAAAGGTCCCTAAGGAACAGGATCGCAAAATGGTGGCCGTGGGTGTCACTAAGCTCCTTACAGAAACTCCAGAAATATTGCAGCAACAGTACGCTACTTTCTGGCCACGACTGCTGCATTCTCTAATCGATCTTTTTGAGCGACCACCAGAGAAATTGAAGGGTCTCGAATTAGGAGAGCCAGCAGGAGTTGCCGAAGATCCGGATGCGGGCTATCAAGTGGCATATGCCCAACTTACTAATGCCCAGCCCAACCAGCAGGATTACCTGGCTGAGATTACGGATGCCCGCCAGTTTCTAGCCACTTCGCTCTCTAAGTTTGCCCAGGCTAGGGCAGGAGAATTCTCCACTTTGCTGTCGCCCCTGGAGCCGGAATACAAGCAAGTAATACAGAAATATTGTGATCAGGCTGGAGTGCGAATTGCCTAA